The following DNA comes from Sander lucioperca isolate FBNREF2018 chromosome 2, SLUC_FBN_1.2, whole genome shotgun sequence.
AAGTGCATGGACATAAAATAAGGAACAGCGATGTATGTTGACCAAATACAGGAACACTGTTTATGTCCCATGTGCATTTTTTATAGTAAATATCTAAGAGATAAATAGTCTCAGGCCATTGTGAGTGCTGATGCAAGATAATGCAGTacaagaacaaaacaaacaaaaagacattCGGTCTCCAGTGGTCTCTGTAAGCAGGGAGCGAACAAGACTGCCTCAATGAAAGACATGGTCGGACCCCTTGCGGGGACATTTCCACTCAAGTGTCAAAGTGGAGCACGGAGGCGCACACAGACGATTGCTCCAACATCCACCGTACCCGCTCTCGTACCTTAATGTGCTCTCAGAAACCTAATGCCTTGTTTTGTTGCGTTTGTTCAATGAACCGCGGCTCCGGCTACGACTGCGGGTCCCAAAGATTGAGTTCCAGGATGAACTGCGACTGAAGCTCCTGTAGGAGGAGTAACTGTGGCTCCGGCTCCGGCTAATACTGTGGATGGGGCTGCGACTGCGGCTGCGGGTGAAGAGGCTGCTCCAGGACGACACACTGGTGGACCGACTGCTGCTCGAAGGGCTGGGTCGGAAGTAAGGGATGGGTCGCTTCCTGGCACTGTGAAGAGCCAAAAAAGGGTAAGTGGTGCGAAACTGACATACATTAAgagaattaaagctgcaaggtGTACATTTTACTAAACCTTAAAACTGCACTCATCTTTGTTTTCATATGAACAATGTGTCAAATGACAGATCAGCTTGACAGTTTATTGTTTTCGTTTTACAGTAGCAATTGTGCCGTTTTGGTTCACTTTCACCACTCTCATCAGCGTCCTTCTCAAGAAatagctgttttcagcaaaacaGCTTTAATAAATTcactgctcagcaccaaacaggcagacagacaaagttagcgactatAGCTAACCAGCTATTTCcttaaaaacataacttaaaggagaactacatggacttacattagccaggtggccagaaacacaactccaaatggaTGCTAACGTTGctttgtgtctgctggatgtgtaaataggcaaatgtttgctaacaagtttcAGTCACAATATCATAGGGTGGTACTTTGTAAATCTTGTGTATACAGCTTTGTTGTGCTGCCCCTTAGTGGTCAATTGGGGGGCAATATCACAAAAAAGAAATCCCATTACAATTTTGTTCCAgctaaagtgttaccaaacacATCCAGctgacacagagcaacattagcatctCTGGACACCTGGTCCAATATATACTCCActtttagctctggtttggtctccaccaactcctaagAAAAATAGTTGACCTTTTTTAGCTGATAAATACTGCACTATGTTCACCAACTAATCACTTTATTTGTGTGCTGTATATATGTAACTTCATTAACCAGGAAAAGGCCTCACTGAAATAAAACATCTTTTACAGGCATGTCCTGTGGGCAAAACCAAAACAGTGAGCTGATAGACACTAAAACGGCTGACAATTCTTTGTGGGTTCACTACTATGAACCTTTCACATAGTCATTTGGCCTATAATTAATATAGTGAACTGTGCAGCTAAAGCAATTTAGATTAGTGGAGTGATAACTACATAAAATCTGTTATCTGTAATCCGTCTGTGGCTGTCGTGTTCTTTTGTGCATATTTCTGGGTGTATATCATTTGCTGCTGTCAAAGAGCAGtatgaaatgaaagaaaagtaaaGCTAACTCTGTTTTACATTTCAGATAGCCTGTGTTCCACCATCTGTTTCGTCAGCACCTGTGGTGGCTTTGAGCTGACGGTTATCTCATCGTCTGGCTTAATGCCATTTGAAGGTACACAGCTCATCAACACAATGAGAAAGATTTCAGGGTGGGGACTTGTCCAACTGAGGGAGTGGATGGTGTGACCAACAGTacatatctttttcttttcttttttcattatttgcTGCATTTAGGTATAACAATGTATACTGTAGCTGTAAATAACCCGGCTGGGAAAGCTGTACCTTGTGATTCGGCGTGCTTCCAGATGGCTTGGCGAgtctctcctccttttcttcaTAGGAGAGTAGGATTTGCGTCTTTGTCTCTTCCCACTAACCTTATGTGCAtgcttcacatctttctctcgGGAGCTATgcattctctttctgtctcgtAGTCTGGGAAGCAGACATAACAATGTGAAAATTGAATCATCAACAAGGTCAACACAATGTGTATTGGTTTTCCTACACCAATAATTGAGGAGTCATTAGCAGCTGAAACATTTCGCAAAGTTCACCTTTCAGCACTGTGTCTGGAGTAGCTTCCTCTGGAGCTCAGGCTGGCCACGCTGCCTCGTCGCCTCAGGTCAGCTGAATAACTCGGTGAACGCGAGTACGAGCTGGCAACGAGAAAAACAACAATTATCCCCTGGAAATGAGCAAAGCGGCAGTAGTTACgattgtacagtataaaatgttGCACAAATATTTCTGCAAAATAAAGTATGAATCAGTGCATATTTCCATCAATTTCCTTTTGCAAATGTATCAtgacagtagggctgggtatcgttcaaacattttcaataacggtaccaataccaataccaatacaaGTAAAAGGccagcattgaaaatgttacttagataaaaatatataagtatcatcaggaaaaaaaacatcacattttagaaaaacgatccaaacagttctgtgttgaatcagctaatcatttcagctgtacttgtaggcctatatattgttgggtagtttaatttttaataaaacattgtattttatacactgcatgtgttttgtgtgcaaaaatcttaattggtaaagtaactagtaactaaagctgtcagattaatgtagtggagtaaaaagtgcaatagttctctctgaaatgtagtggagtagaagtagaaagtggcaagtacagtacttgagtaaatgtacttagttacattccaccactggatgtTGGTGATGTACAACATAAAAGTAGTTAACCCACCTGCAAGATGACAGCGACAGGCTACGAGAGTAGCGCCCAGAGTATCTGGAACTCCCCGAGGATCTGCTCCTGCTCCTGCTGCTGGATGACCGGGTTTTCAGACGCCTTCGAGACTCTCTCATCCTCTGTGAACAGCTGGAAGGCTTTGGAGATCTCACAACCTCTACCCGACACCCTAAGGTTATCTGCTCTCTGCAAAGAAAACACGTTTCACTGCTTTGAGTGATAAAGCCCAAACTgggttgtttttaaaaaaatgtgttccctttttttctcactcATGAAGCTGAATATTTCAAAAGAGGAAACAGAGCGTGGAAACAGAAGATAAACAGCTTGCAATTTTCCTGGGAAGCATTCATTCAGATGGATTATTTATTATGAACACAACATTACCTCTTGCCGTTTCCACTGAAAAGGGTCGCAGACAAGCCGTCCTCTATGTAAGGTTTGCACAGGGATGCGTAGCTGGTCACAGAGTTTCCTGAATCAGAGGCATTGTCTTTGTCAGTGAACTTAAGCTTCTCTGGCGAGGCCAGGCGTTTACAGTGGTTCTTCTTGTCGTCAGTGACATTTGCCTGAGAAACGCCAGTTTTGCTTGACGGCGGCGAAGATGTGTCATTCCCAGAATCGTAATCGTGCGGACCTTCGGTCTGGCTCGATAAATGCTGAGACCCTTTTCCGTGTAAAAGCTCGCTTCCAGGTTTTGACGATAAAATCTGCAAACAGACAAAGAGGCTACAGCTTAAAACCAAACGTGTGTTGATAAATGGAACCTGCTATCTGCTTTGATACACTGTGAATACTCTAGTACAACGGCACATATTCCCTTGAAAACACAGAgaagtatttatttttcttttcttttctcggGACAGAAAACTTTGAAAGATAAAGACATCATGCAAATTTGAAGCATGCGATTAACCCCAAAACAAAGTCTGAACTCAACTAAAGTCAAAGAAATCAACATGAAACAAATTCAGATAAAGTAAGTCTAAACTAAAACAACTATATGAAAGGAACAACAAAAGAGCAgataagaaagaaaaactaTGCGTGGAAAGATCTACCGGCTCTAACTCGAAGAGAAAAAGAGTAAACAATAGCCCCATTGAAAAGCCTCATATAAAGAACATTGAACAAACGTCACAAAATGGGTATTATGTAGAAATGAAAAGGATTGCAGACAAAGAGAGATCCCATCAGTCTAACTAAGAAAGCCCTCAGAATGGGACAGATGACTGTGCTCTTTCTCCTGTAAGAAGTAAATAATTAGCCTGCACCGACCTACAAGTAAATCCCTAAATCTGCGGATAGCATCGACTTACCAATCAAGATTTCCTCCTTAAGTAGGTAAGGTGTAAGAAAAAGGGAAGAGCGGGCAACATAAGTTCATCATTAGTCGTAAATTGCAAGAAAAAGACAATAACCCTCTCTTCAAACCCAGAGCCAGTTAGACTTATATTGGCATGttcctttttctttccttaATGGTGCATTGTTTTGGAATTTTTCGGGAGCAAAAAGTCCCAGAATACTTTAATAGTGTGCTTGTATGCGAGTACAACTACTGCACACTGAACTAGAacgtttattttttcatttttattttttactgcaGACAGAAAGAGATACTGACTCTCCGAGGATCATACCTGACTAATCTTATTAAATTATGATCTctctttatttgtttattgaTTACGAGATACTCAGAGGTAAATCTGGTGAAGGTTTCCCATCATCTAGTGTAAAGTCAGCACAACAGACCAACCCAGAGGGAAATTTAAACAAATCTTTGTTCTTCTACCATCCTCTTTACCGCTCGCATCGTTCTCAAGAGTAACAGATTTCACTTACAGAAGGACAAATTCTAATCAGAGACATTCTTCACTGTCACCTGGAGATAGTTTGACATTTCAAAAGGTTCTTTTGagctttcttttccttttgttGCCACAACTTTTCTTATGCTTACACCACAAAAGAAATGTATCAATTCACCACTTATGTTTACAGGAAAGGTTGACATATTTTATAATCAACCACATTTATGTCGATTATTCATATTTCTGAGGGGTTTTCTGTCCGGTCATACCTACCTTTCCCTTTatggattgctttttatttggGAAAGAAATATTAAACAAAGATCATTCTGCATTACTTTGCAaatgatatgttttttttaccaaatcAAAACCcataaataaatgcaaacacCACTGAAAAGGTTTGAGGCTACCCCTCAGCAACCAACTGTGAAGTCCTCCTCAAAGACTTTGGGTTATTGAATACCACGCATGATACAATATATGGATTAATTTATTGAATTTCAATTAAAACCCTGTGGTgtgtaattaaaaacatttgtcTGTGCAATTACCATAATTTAATGATTGCTGGAgagaaattaaatgtatttcatgCTCCAATAAGCATGAGACAATGAGTTTAAGGACATAGCTGTATTTATGAGGCTCTTTAAGAGAACAtcacttacaaaaaaaaaaaaaaatatgaacctGCCATAAACCGCACAGTTTTAAAATTCAAAGTCTGTTGTGTAAAAGCTGTCAATTACAGTTTAAAGATGTTTTCTCCTGGTTTAATTTCAGCTGCAGGTCAGATCTGCAATCTGAACAATTGAAACTGTCTGCTGGAAGACAAGTCCTAACAGATGGCCAGATGGGACTGAGAAGGGCCAAAGTGAAACGgccatattttttatttaaccccCGCTTCTGAAAAACATATTCTCATGACAGCAGGACAAGAGTCTCTaagtctttttttattcttttaaccACAAGGGTTTCATTAGATCAGCACAAGAAAGTCAATTGCATTACCAAAAAAATTCTGACGTGCGTTTCCGTTGTTTTTATTGGTCCAAAGAGGCAAGAAAATGCTAATAATTCCAAAATCCATAATCATTCTTTATCTTGGGCTGCGGTCGAAGAGTCAAAAATATATATGTCTTATGTCTTTCCTAAACACTTTTCCTTGACCTCGCTGGAAAAGTCATGAGGTTAAGGAAAGATGTGAAGGGTCACAAGGACAGTGTTTCCCCTAGGATTTTTTCCAGCGGGGGTGGTGACTCAGAAACAACTATTTATGAGGGTGTCCAAACACTGTGTGTCCACTAGCACAATTATGGTTTAGTGCAcatcatttttgaaaataaatacaaacattgATTTACACATCACACAACTATTTAGCAACAGTTAGTAACAGttgaaaataggggcaaggttgcgcgACTTTGGCTACATTGAACGCGTAACGTATACGGACCGTTAGCGGAGCGTATGTGCAGCGGAATGTATGTTTTAACTGGCTACACCAGCTGCGCACACTCGgcgtaggattgtgtgagtcacaggaGAGACTGAGAGCTTTTActttgggattgttgttgtttcttccgTTTTTTTGGAGCTGGCACAGTGCTGTGAAAACGTCAatttactgtcagctgttatcagaggacgcaGGTGAGGTaaacgaaataaaaacagaaactctcaaAATGAAACTGCCGGGCGTTTTTGAATGGGCGGGCCGCCCCCAAAAACAATGGTAGGGGAAACACTGCTCAGGAAAAGACAACCTTGGTACTCAGAGGAATACCGAATGCATTTACACTCGGCTACGTTATTATGCAATGGGCAGATGCTATTGACGTGATTATTTTGGCTGTGGTGAACCTACAATGTTCCGAAGACGCAATCTTAGATACTTCGCCCTGTGTGTTCTTACCATGTTGTTTCATGCAGACTATATAAATGTTGACAACTTGGTGAAAAATATTACTTCATTGCCAAGATTggaattgaaataaataaaagaaatataggCTATCAGTTACAAAAATGATTTGTTAAATGTATGCAAGATATTCATatcgtttgttttttgtttaacgGCCAAATGGTGCGTCACTTTAAATGTTACTGCTGCAAGGAATTGTGGGATGGCATTATCTGTTTTCCTTTGGTAAAGGATAGTCCAGTGTATCCTATGCTAAAGAAGATAAGAGAGGAAGCATTGAAGCACCTTTCCTAAGCATTTAGAGAATACGACCAGCTCTATCATAGCTGCCACTTAGATACTTCCAGGTCATTTCCTTCAGAATGGAACCTTCCTAAGCAAAAAAAAGACTATTTGACCGCAGCTTTTGTCTTAATGATTATGCTGACATTGAATGAGCACATGATTTGCATCCAACGTCCCTAACCTTAAACTTTATGTACTGACTAGGCACAGTGTGTTGCACTTTTGATGACCTAAGACAACAAAACCCTTCCTTCCTGCTGCTTGCAGCAACAGTGCACTATGCAGTATGCCACAGACAGGTCTTAAACTAAACCACAGGCTTTTTATACATCCTGTAGGAGTCGACTACAGGTCTCCATGATCAGTTTTAAGGTCAACACATAAAGCTGTAACCAAGTGTTATATTATCTTAATCTTGACCATGGTTGCGATGcacagagtttgttaaagtaattaattaaaaaatattggcACGGAATATTCATCATCACCGGACAAACTTTGCAATAACACCTTTAATAAAGGAATAAAAATGTGTAGTGAGAAATAGCtcttgaaaataaaatgtgttgttgGTGTTCTTTTTCATGTAAATTTGAAATTTCCCGACAGGAAGGAAAATAAGCTTTCAAAACACTATATGCATATTGCCATAATATAGAGAATGTATTTTTCCAGCGGTATCATTATAgttatgtggggggggggatcttCTACACCAATGGCGTTagttttaaaaacagaaaataaagaacTGTCAAAATTACTGCAAAATAAAGAATTCATAAAATGAGCTCAGTCAGGCCATGTATAGTTTTTGGATTTTGTAAATATTGATCCTTTAGAGGACAGCTGAATGGGTTCAGACATATAATCTTCAAACAAATTAAATTCAATCCAAATCCAAATAGTGAGCTAAAGTTTTTCCAAACCCAACCGCCACACTGTAGGCATTTTATTTTGACTAACAATAAGCTGTTTCACATGGCCATCACTGAGAAATCAAACTGAACCAGCCGCAGCATCGTTAGAGTCCTAAAGTGTACTTACGGTGGCAGTTGAGAGGATGGAGCGATATTTTGGAGCCGTTTTACACACTGATTTGGTTGCAGATCTCCACTTCATGTCTGTGTGGTCAAGCACTCCATTGGTTTCCTCTACTACGACTGCCAGGTCTCCTAATGCCTGATGTACCACAGATTTCTGCAGATGGTGTCTGTGGGAAAATGCTGGATTTAGTTTTCATGACACAGCATCGAGACATAAATGCTTCTTTTCCCTTACAGCCAATTCTGCACCCCAGAGAACATGACAATAAGTATCACTCATGCACATTTGATGTTAGTGAAATATCTGGATTTACTTCAGCAACATTTCGGttgttgttgtcttgttttggCCATCTCGAAAAAGGAATTGTAAACTGTTGTGTAATCATTGAAAAACCAAAGAAGAAATGGCTTCTTGAGCGTTATTCTACCTGTGTAAATTAGCTGATAAGGGATTGATTTTCATCTGTGTAAAAAAAGGAGTTTAAAGCTTCATATATATCTTGATTTTTGATTGTGATTGCCTCTGCTTAAAATCCCATAAACTCATAGTAATGAGTAAGTAAGACAGATTTAAACGTTAATTTAagaatatttaattttttaaaggtcctatgacatgctgctttttggacgcttttatataggcctcagtggtcccctaatactgtatctgaagtctctttcccgaaattcagccttggtgcagaattacagccactagagccagtcccacaatgagctttacttaggaagtgccatttctgtgtctgtagcttaaatgctattgaggaggagagagggggggcaaggtggagggtgggggtgtggccttgaccaactgccatgctttgcttcttt
Coding sequences within:
- the srrm4 gene encoding serine/arginine repetitive matrix protein 4, which produces MQPPCTFQLGPCGPSPSLGSQSSTVGFHQLEEKQLFEKFWKGTFKAVATPRPESVIVASITAHRRVTNLETTACQPLKTDERKSADTRVDTANRHGCIKGKRRKHHSHRRARSPSFDEELSPRPKGKKKKRKSERKRKRKRSPSYSLSPLRKKKKKKKKSSKKSKRHRYTSKKSKHSSSSLKHKRKVERKHKKSSRTHSRRKRRYRRSESDSSSYQSSTDDRHHLQKSVVHQALGDLAVVVEETNGVLDHTDMKWRSATKSVCKTAPKYRSILSTATILSSKPGSELLHGKGSQHLSSQTEGPHDYDSGNDTSSPPSSKTGVSQANVTDDKKNHCKRLASPEKLKFTDKDNASDSGNSVTSYASLCKPYIEDGLSATLFSGNGKREQITLGCRVEVVRSPKPSSCSQRMRESRRRLKTRSSSSRSRSRSSGSSRYSGRYSRSLSLSSCSSYSRSPSYSADLRRRGSVASLSSRGSYSRHSAERLRDRKRMHSSREKDVKHAHKVSGKRQRRKSYSPMKKRRRDSPSHLEARRITSARKRPIPYFRPSPSSSSRSTSVSSWSSLFTRSRSRSPIHSISRSRSHSYSSYRSFSRSSSWNSIFGTRSRSRSRGSLNKRNKTRH